One segment of Bacillus alkalisoli DNA contains the following:
- a CDS encoding YppG family protein codes for MFRKRQISPRHLPLERFPNNPLGWMNNFSGGFGYQHPYMNQQQWGGFPMQGMGSGWNQPHLQNQFMPFQGGFPFQNQPMPQAHNGNWQSPFQYYDQQATPQASPQSMWNAASPFMNPYPTQNQQQVQQPKQFNAILNQFKGQDGNIDMKKMMDTAGQMMNTVNQLNGMIKGIAATFKA; via the coding sequence ATGTTTAGGAAAAGGCAAATTTCACCTAGACATTTGCCATTAGAGCGATTTCCAAATAACCCTTTAGGGTGGATGAACAACTTTTCAGGTGGGTTTGGATATCAACATCCATATATGAATCAACAACAGTGGGGGGGATTTCCAATGCAAGGAATGGGTAGTGGGTGGAACCAACCACATTTACAAAATCAATTCATGCCATTCCAAGGAGGTTTCCCGTTTCAAAATCAACCGATGCCCCAAGCGCATAATGGTAATTGGCAAAGTCCGTTTCAGTATTATGATCAACAGGCAACACCACAGGCCTCACCACAGAGTATGTGGAACGCTGCGTCACCATTTATGAACCCATATCCAACACAAAACCAACAACAAGTGCAACAGCCGAAGCAGTTTAATGCCATTTTAAATCAATTTAAAGGGCAAGATGGTAACATTGATATGAAAAAGATGATGGATACAGCAGGTCAAATGATGAACACTGTCAATCAATTAAATGGAATGATCAAAGGAATCGCTGCTACATTTAAAGCATAA
- a CDS encoding diguanylate cyclase domain-containing protein, which yields MNNRLVQHDLLDIKEELEFIWENTSDAIFVLNEHGAIIKANPFVEKLFGWSEVELLTEQIPPFIPDKSLISQRNFIERIKSERTIKDVYRMRTKRNGEQIEVLASYELVTYKDRNVIVATYKDVSDLKESEQRFKSLFMNNPDGIWSIDLDGIINSVNPALEKQLGFKEEEIVGSHYSEMNVWKDENDFQKNAEHLNATLSGQTQEYEITLTKKDTQEVQLVVKTIPITVRGKIVGLYGINKDITKQKQLEKELERLAYTDSLTGLPNRRAVTNLIEESLNNSKKIGLLFLDIDDFKQINDKLGHDAGDQLLIQFTDRVENIVLTCGLFGRLSGDEFVVIIQNLEKREQAVELAKKILHVLIQPFHLSGKEVHISSSIGIAYSPEHGKNKTTLLKSADNALYRAKEQGKNTLYVFQS from the coding sequence ATGAATAATAGATTAGTTCAGCATGATTTATTAGATATAAAAGAAGAATTAGAATTTATTTGGGAAAATACGTCTGACGCTATTTTTGTCTTAAATGAACATGGAGCGATTATAAAGGCAAACCCGTTTGTTGAAAAATTGTTTGGATGGTCAGAGGTTGAGCTATTAACAGAACAAATTCCGCCGTTTATTCCAGACAAATCGTTAATAAGTCAACGGAATTTTATTGAGCGCATAAAAAGCGAACGAACAATTAAAGATGTTTACCGTATGAGAACGAAAAGAAATGGTGAACAAATTGAAGTTCTCGCATCATATGAATTAGTTACATATAAAGATAGAAACGTGATTGTTGCAACTTATAAAGATGTTAGCGATTTAAAAGAAAGTGAACAAAGGTTTAAATCGTTATTTATGAACAACCCTGATGGAATTTGGTCTATTGATTTAGATGGAATTATAAATAGTGTAAACCCAGCTCTTGAGAAGCAACTGGGCTTCAAAGAAGAAGAGATAGTTGGCTCTCATTATAGCGAAATGAACGTTTGGAAAGATGAGAACGATTTTCAAAAAAATGCAGAACATCTTAATGCTACATTATCGGGGCAAACACAAGAATACGAGATTACTTTAACAAAGAAAGACACTCAAGAAGTGCAACTAGTAGTTAAAACAATCCCTATAACAGTAAGAGGGAAAATAGTCGGCCTATACGGAATTAATAAGGATATTACAAAGCAAAAACAATTAGAAAAAGAATTGGAAAGACTCGCATATACAGATAGTCTTACAGGACTACCTAATCGCAGAGCTGTTACAAATCTTATAGAAGAATCTTTAAATAATTCTAAAAAGATAGGCTTATTGTTTTTAGATATTGATGACTTTAAACAAATAAATGATAAATTAGGTCATGATGCAGGAGACCAGTTACTTATCCAATTTACAGATCGCGTGGAAAATATCGTTTTAACGTGTGGTCTTTTTGGAAGGTTAAGTGGGGATGAGTTTGTTGTTATCATTCAAAACCTTGAAAAAAGGGAACAAGCAGTTGAATTGGCCAAAAAAATACTACATGTGCTGATCCAACCTTTCCACTTAAGCGGAAAAGAAGTTCATATTTCGTCAAGTATCGGCATCGCATATTCTCCAGAACACGGCAAAAATAAAACAACTCTCTTAAAAAGTGCAGACAACGCATTGTACAGAGCAAAAGAACAAGGTAAAAACACACTGTATGTGTTCCAATCATAA
- a CDS encoding YppE family protein, translated as MHTEKKLVKLNKKLLSEVNKLESILQGKIEKGEQPDFFLEVKPYADRVHALTEQWKISTTQWVKDNKPKYLHESQIENTAENIQLVSVQCFYPDTKKKRFQSMIQSIKYVLEDVNNKWEAK; from the coding sequence GTGCACACGGAAAAAAAACTAGTTAAACTTAATAAGAAATTATTATCGGAAGTTAATAAATTGGAATCAATACTTCAAGGGAAAATAGAAAAGGGTGAACAACCAGATTTCTTTCTAGAAGTAAAACCATATGCTGATAGGGTTCATGCACTTACAGAACAATGGAAAATATCCACAACCCAATGGGTTAAAGATAATAAACCAAAGTACTTACATGAGAGTCAAATTGAAAACACAGCAGAAAATATACAATTAGTTTCTGTTCAATGTTTTTATCCAGATACGAAGAAAAAACGTTTTCAATCGATGATTCAGTCTATAAAATACGTATTAGAAGATGTAAATAACAAGTGGGAAGCAAAATAA
- a CDS encoding DEAD/DEAH box helicase — translation MFGKKSVRQIMDWMKQEPNISSNIVRWEKIPAKEAKSLPFPTNMDERLKSAFEQKGISALYTHQHEAFVAAKAGKHFVAVTPTASGKTLCYNLPVLQKILEEKESRALYLFPTKALAQDQKSEINEIIEKLGVPINSYTYDGDTSPNIRQRVRKAGHVVITNPDMLHSGILPHHTKWVSLFENLQYVVIDELHTYRGVFGSHVANVIRRLKRICNFYGSNPTFICTSATIANPKELAEQLTGESFHLINKNGAPSSTKHFIFYNPPIVNKPLNIRRSATLEVRNLASEFLKQKIQTIVFAKSRVRVEILLTYLQELVKKDLGTKSIRGYRGGYLPTQRREIEKGLRNGEIYGVVSTNALELGVDIGQLQVCIMTGYPGTIASAWQQAGRAGRRQGEAVIIMVASSNPLDQYVIQHPDFFLKNNPETARINPNNLIILVDHIKCAAYELPFKQGETFDGVELDDVLEYLTEERVLHENNGKWYWMNDAFPAHNISLRSASQENVIIIDQTNAPANKVIGEMDRFSAMTLLHDEAIYLHQGTQFQVEKLDWEEKKAFVREVNVDYFTDANLAVQLDVLEVDKNKQLQQINLSYGDVSVRAMATIFKKIKFDTHENIGSGPIHLPEEELHTNGAWLQFSDELIATYSGDELEKVLLAISHALKHVAPLRLMCDPSDVHVVPQIRSTHDEKPVIYLYDRYPGGVGLSEKAYEDLESLLTSSLELIESCPCESGCPSCVGGEDETMHMKTDSLMLLKSVVYQLKGVK, via the coding sequence ATGTTTGGTAAAAAATCAGTGAGACAAATAATGGACTGGATGAAACAAGAGCCTAACATTTCATCGAATATAGTAAGGTGGGAAAAGATTCCCGCAAAAGAGGCAAAGTCTCTGCCGTTTCCTACTAACATGGACGAACGATTAAAATCCGCCTTTGAACAAAAGGGAATCTCTGCGCTTTATACACATCAGCATGAAGCTTTCGTAGCGGCTAAAGCCGGTAAACATTTCGTTGCAGTAACCCCAACTGCTTCTGGTAAAACGTTATGCTACAACTTACCAGTGCTTCAAAAAATACTAGAAGAAAAAGAAAGTAGAGCGTTATATTTATTCCCTACAAAAGCACTTGCACAAGATCAAAAAAGTGAGATAAATGAAATTATTGAAAAACTCGGAGTTCCCATAAACAGTTATACATATGACGGAGATACATCACCCAACATACGTCAACGAGTGAGAAAAGCAGGACATGTCGTCATCACAAATCCAGACATGTTACACTCTGGTATTTTGCCTCACCATACAAAATGGGTTTCCCTGTTCGAAAACTTACAATATGTTGTAATAGATGAACTACATACTTACCGTGGAGTGTTTGGAAGTCATGTGGCAAATGTAATACGTCGTTTGAAACGAATATGTAATTTTTATGGAAGTAATCCCACGTTCATTTGTACTTCTGCAACGATTGCCAACCCTAAAGAACTGGCAGAACAACTAACCGGGGAATCATTCCATCTCATTAATAAAAACGGTGCACCTTCTAGTACAAAACATTTCATATTTTATAACCCACCAATAGTGAATAAGCCGTTAAACATTAGGAGAAGTGCTACTCTAGAAGTACGTAACCTTGCAAGTGAATTTTTAAAACAAAAAATACAAACGATAGTGTTTGCCAAAAGTAGAGTAAGAGTAGAAATTCTATTAACTTACTTGCAAGAACTAGTAAAAAAAGATCTTGGCACTAAATCGATAAGAGGATATCGCGGCGGATATTTGCCTACGCAGCGAAGAGAAATAGAAAAAGGATTACGTAATGGGGAAATATACGGAGTTGTAAGTACGAATGCCTTAGAACTAGGTGTCGATATTGGTCAATTACAAGTGTGTATTATGACAGGGTATCCTGGGACCATTGCTAGTGCTTGGCAGCAAGCAGGACGAGCTGGAAGAAGACAAGGGGAAGCTGTAATCATTATGGTAGCAAGCTCAAATCCGTTAGACCAATATGTTATCCAGCACCCAGATTTCTTTTTAAAAAACAACCCAGAAACGGCAAGAATAAATCCAAACAATTTAATAATTTTAGTAGACCATATAAAATGTGCCGCATACGAGCTCCCATTTAAACAAGGGGAAACGTTTGACGGAGTAGAGTTAGATGATGTACTCGAATACTTAACAGAGGAACGTGTGTTACATGAAAATAATGGGAAATGGTACTGGATGAATGACGCATTTCCTGCTCATAACATTAGCCTGCGCTCCGCTTCGCAAGAAAATGTCATCATCATTGACCAAACAAACGCACCTGCCAATAAAGTAATTGGAGAAATGGATCGCTTTAGTGCGATGACACTTTTACATGATGAGGCAATTTATTTACATCAAGGAACTCAATTTCAAGTAGAAAAACTAGACTGGGAAGAGAAAAAAGCGTTTGTACGAGAAGTGAATGTTGATTATTTCACGGATGCAAATTTAGCAGTACAGCTTGATGTTTTAGAAGTAGATAAAAACAAGCAACTTCAACAAATAAATCTCTCTTATGGAGACGTTTCAGTAAGAGCGATGGCAACCATTTTTAAGAAGATTAAATTCGATACCCATGAAAACATCGGATCAGGACCAATACATCTACCAGAGGAAGAACTCCATACGAATGGGGCATGGCTGCAATTTTCTGATGAGCTTATTGCAACGTATTCAGGTGATGAACTTGAGAAGGTATTACTAGCAATTTCTCACGCGTTAAAGCATGTGGCACCATTAAGGTTAATGTGCGATCCATCAGACGTCCATGTTGTACCACAAATACGCTCCACTCATGACGAAAAACCAGTGATCTACCTTTATGATCGTTATCCAGGTGGAGTAGGTCTTAGTGAAAAAGCATATGAAGATCTTGAAAGTTTACTTACTTCATCTTTAGAACTCATCGAATCTTGTCCTTGTGAATCTGGTTGTCCATCTTGTGTAGGTGGAGAAGATGAAACAATGCATATGAAAACGGATAGTTTAATGTTGTTAAAATCGGTTGTATATCAATTAAAGGGTGTTAAGTAA
- the yppF gene encoding YppF family protein: MLLDELRLKFVTCKGYEPMEENELLDYARQLYLKGELMLFQYRQLVKGLELNGATLPQFLEVN; the protein is encoded by the coding sequence TTGCTATTAGATGAATTACGTTTGAAGTTTGTTACTTGTAAGGGGTATGAGCCAATGGAAGAAAATGAACTATTGGACTATGCAAGACAGCTTTATTTAAAAGGAGAGCTTATGCTTTTTCAATATCGACAACTTGTAAAAGGGCTTGAATTAAACGGAGCAACTTTACCACAATTTCTTGAAGTGAATTAA
- a CDS encoding lysylphosphatidylglycerol synthase domain-containing protein yields MLKNTYLLNVLKVILPITVLVFVYVEGKKQFYNIDFELVTSKIQDIGIFSFFYILFLGCFAVSSMYFYDVYITKKLSIKPNQLFGKSFSFNTYANFLGFGGFAGVGLRSFFYQKGMEKKKLLKWVTVILPYMIIFPSIIAWFVLWSEWKNPIIIESYPFMKIPLLIMCLYGPFVLFLGSFSFQLKIREQLNLIGVSFIEWILAFILFLQVAYMLGIDVNIYYLFILYFFAVVVGLLSTVPGGVGAFDFILLFGLASLQVTEEKIVALLLLYRIVYYVVPFIISTFLLVFFIQKENMWSRIIPNKQTLSFLSHRISTFGVLIVGVLLLLFPVVPTIIYRLRWANEILSMQMMQVSLQISIAIGITLLFLARSIYDQTKRAYYFTLFVLVVGAFLSLSKGFHIGDFILLLIALLLLITARSQFYRINTVYTPEKAIIDSIIIGFISLCYVFVGTIQIPYIKKYVPRMLQDLFSLDQQALLNNLTLGIIISIIIVYFGLFWRKKQAGAPLFVVSTEKKRKLFPKKELYFYKDKKGYIYYQKWMDKVIILSPSRLDVETLIVFAKKADQFGYIPILVNVSNDLVTTLNNNDYYFIHRKNTYAFPKMILPIWAKLSIVWLERNMEN; encoded by the coding sequence ATGTTAAAAAATACTTATTTGTTAAACGTATTAAAGGTTATTCTTCCTATAACTGTACTAGTTTTTGTATATGTTGAAGGAAAAAAACAATTTTATAATATAGATTTTGAACTAGTTACCTCTAAAATACAGGATATTGGAATTTTCTCCTTTTTTTACATCCTTTTTTTAGGGTGTTTTGCTGTTTCCTCCATGTACTTTTATGATGTATACATTACAAAAAAATTGTCCATAAAGCCTAATCAATTGTTTGGTAAGTCGTTTAGCTTTAATACATACGCCAATTTCCTAGGCTTCGGAGGCTTTGCTGGTGTTGGATTAAGATCATTTTTTTATCAAAAAGGAATGGAAAAGAAAAAGTTATTAAAATGGGTAACGGTAATTCTGCCATATATGATTATATTTCCGTCCATTATTGCATGGTTCGTTTTATGGAGTGAGTGGAAGAATCCTATCATCATTGAAAGTTACCCGTTTATGAAAATACCACTACTAATCATGTGTTTGTATGGGCCGTTTGTATTGTTTTTAGGTTCATTCTCCTTTCAGTTAAAGATAAGGGAGCAACTAAACTTAATTGGTGTTTCGTTTATAGAATGGATCTTAGCCTTTATCCTTTTTCTACAAGTTGCCTACATGCTTGGGATTGATGTGAACATTTACTATTTATTTATACTGTATTTCTTTGCGGTAGTTGTAGGGTTATTAAGTACGGTACCTGGTGGAGTAGGAGCTTTCGATTTCATATTATTGTTCGGTTTAGCTTCGTTACAAGTTACGGAAGAGAAAATTGTTGCCCTTCTTCTTTTATACCGAATAGTTTATTATGTTGTGCCTTTTATTATTAGTACGTTTTTACTCGTATTTTTTATACAAAAAGAAAATATGTGGAGTCGTATTATCCCAAATAAACAGACATTGTCCTTTTTGTCTCACCGGATTTCGACTTTTGGCGTTCTTATAGTAGGGGTTCTATTACTACTTTTTCCAGTAGTGCCAACGATTATCTATCGATTAAGATGGGCAAATGAGATTTTATCGATGCAGATGATGCAAGTATCCTTACAGATTTCTATTGCAATAGGAATTACTTTATTATTTTTAGCGAGGTCCATCTATGATCAAACGAAAAGAGCATACTACTTTACACTTTTCGTTTTAGTTGTTGGAGCATTTTTAAGTTTATCTAAAGGTTTTCACATAGGAGACTTTATTTTATTACTTATAGCATTGCTACTTCTAATAACGGCAAGAAGTCAATTTTATCGAATAAATACAGTCTATACACCGGAAAAAGCGATTATTGATAGCATTATTATAGGTTTTATATCACTTTGTTACGTATTTGTAGGAACCATTCAAATACCATATATTAAAAAATATGTACCAAGAATGCTGCAAGACTTGTTCTCATTAGATCAGCAGGCGCTATTAAATAACCTGACACTAGGTATCATCATCTCCATTATCATTGTGTATTTCGGGTTGTTTTGGAGAAAAAAACAAGCTGGTGCGCCATTGTTTGTAGTGTCTACCGAAAAGAAAAGAAAGCTTTTTCCAAAGAAAGAATTATATTTCTATAAGGATAAAAAAGGATATATTTATTATCAAAAGTGGATGGATAAAGTAATAATATTATCACCGTCTAGGCTAGATGTAGAAACATTAATAGTTTTTGCGAAAAAAGCGGATCAATTCGGTTATATTCCTATATTAGTTAATGTTTCAAATGATTTAGTGACTACGCTAAATAATAATGACTACTACTTTATTCATAGAAAAAACACATACGCTTTTCCAAAGATGATTTTACCTATTTGGGCAAAGTTATCCATTGTATGGTTAGAAAGAAATATGGAGAATTAA
- a CDS encoding Hsp20/alpha crystallin family protein: MDKKNEMKRKEPTDPAFNNVLRSIDDFFQHSPLKGIVEQVDGFFQSAIASTSFSVETYETSNEMYVISKMPGVAKDQITIETFDKYLTISVKNVEQSEGSNSNLNSSFKSFSAQHSTRTIPLPPYVKSHSLKATYKDGLLEIIIPKKVKKQFKIED; the protein is encoded by the coding sequence ATGGATAAAAAGAATGAGATGAAACGAAAAGAACCAACAGATCCAGCTTTTAACAATGTACTGCGCTCTATTGATGACTTTTTTCAACATTCGCCTCTTAAAGGAATTGTGGAACAAGTGGACGGATTTTTCCAAAGTGCAATCGCAAGTACTTCCTTTTCAGTGGAAACGTATGAAACGTCTAATGAGATGTATGTTATTAGTAAGATGCCTGGTGTAGCTAAAGACCAAATTACGATAGAAACATTTGATAAGTATTTAACGATCTCCGTTAAAAATGTGGAACAATCGGAGGGAAGTAACAGCAATCTGAATAGTTCGTTTAAAAGCTTTTCAGCCCAACATTCTACACGTACTATTCCATTGCCACCTTATGTAAAATCCCATTCTTTAAAAGCAACATATAAGGATGGATTATTAGAAATTATCATTCCTAAAAAAGTAAAGAAGCAGTTTAAAATTGAAGATTAA
- a CDS encoding sporulation protein: MNKPIAYLREILEQYADNQQIPREIMSKLENESFQRERDFVLTLNEHEIEFLNNVLPNEINHAMEAEDFPRVQQLNEVYELL, translated from the coding sequence ATGAATAAACCAATAGCCTATTTGCGCGAAATACTTGAACAATATGCAGATAATCAACAAATACCCCGTGAAATAATGTCTAAGCTTGAAAATGAATCTTTTCAGAGAGAACGCGACTTTGTTTTAACATTAAATGAACATGAAATAGAATTTTTAAATAATGTATTACCTAATGAAATAAACCATGCTATGGAAGCGGAAGACTTCCCGCGTGTTCAACAACTAAATGAAGTGTACGAGTTGTTGTAA